The segment GGACGGACACCGGGTATGAGGAGAAAGAACCCACGGTTATCGATGAGATCATGCAACTGGCGTCCGCGGGTTTGTCGAACCTGGAGGCGATCCGGTCGGCGACCTCGCTGTCGGCGGAATGCCTTGAGATCTCGTCGGCCAAGGGCGCGCTCAAACCGGGTTGGGACGCCGATCTGGTTGCATATAAAAGCAATCCGCTCAAGGACTTGGCTGTCCTGCGCGAACCCATACTGGTTATCAATGGGGGAAAAGTGTTTCTGCGCAAAGAATAAAGGCCGGCCCTGTTTTTTTATTCTATTTTTACATATTTCCCGAATGGAATCGGCGACAGTTACTGCTTGACCAGCTCGACGCGGCGGTTCTTGGCGCGCCCCTCCTCGCTGTCGTTGGCGGCGACGGGGGAGAACTGGCCGCAGCCGTATGAGCGCAGCCGCGCCGCGGCGATGCCGTGCTCGCTGACCAGCGCCTTTAGGACGGCCTCGGCGCGGTCCTGGGACAGCTTGATGTTGCCGTCGACGGTTCCCTGGTTGTCGGTATGGCCGACCACGAAGAGCTTCAGTCCCGGGTCGCTCTTCAGGAGCTTGGCGATCTCGCCGATGGCCTGGGCCGACTCGGGCTTAATCAGCGACTTGCCGGAATCGAAAAAGATGCCGTAGACCGCGGCGTGGCCGCTGGCGTTGATGTCGTTGGCGAAGGCCTCGGCGTTGGCGACGATATCCTGGGCCATGCCCTGCTTCTGCACGATGGTCAGCCCGTACTTGCCGGTGAACTCCGCCCACAGCTGGACCCAGATCTCCTTGCCGTCCTTGATGATCTTGTACGTGTCAATGCCCTTCTCGCTCCAGACGACTGTACCGCCCAGCTTCTGAACGGCGTTCTCGAAGTTGCGCTGGATCTGCAGCTCGCTCGGCTTCGAGGGGAGATCGTTCTGCGGGTAGTAGGTGATTTTCCACAGCTGCCCTTCCACCGTCTCCTTCTTCCCCTTGGCAACTATGAAATCGTGGCTGTCGAACTGCTTCTGGTCGCAGTTATAGAGCCAGCTGCCCGGCATCCTCGTGAACAGGGGATGGTCCTTGCACTTGGGATTGTCCTTTTGCTCTGCGGCCAGGCTGGCACCCAGCAGGAACAGCATGGCGCCAATGAGCATCAGTGATCTTTTTTTCATGGTTTGTCTCCTTTTGGATTCAGCACCGATTTTTAGCACATGGCAGATCAAATTTCAAGTCTGCCGCTGGCGAGGCTTTTTTTAACCGCGCCGGGATATCTGGTATAATAGCCGGGAAAATTAACATGGAGAAATAACATGGGCAAAGCGATCAAAAAGGTTTTCGGCAGGGAGATACTCGACTCGCGCGGCAACCCGACCGTGGAAGCGGAGGTGACACTGGCCGACGGATCGTTCGGCCGCGCCGCCACGCCGTCGGGCGCCTCCACCGGCGTCCACGAAGCGTGCGAATTGCGCGACGAGGACAAGAAGCGCTACCTGGGCAAGGGGGTGCTGAAAGCGGTCGGACATGTCAACGGCGAGATCGCCGCCGCCCTCAAGGGAAAGGATGCCTTCGACCAGGAAAAGATAGACCGGATCATGATTGACCTGGATGGCAGCGAAAACAAGGGCCGCCTCGGCGCCAATGCCATCCTGGCAGTCAGCCTGGCCGTTGCCCGCGCCGCCGCCGCCAGCGCCGGGCTTCCCCTGTACGCTTATCTGGGCGGCAAAAAAGCCAACCTCCTGCCCGTCCCGTGCTTCAACATCATGAACGGCGGCGCCCACGCCAACTGGCAGGGGACCGACCTGCAGGAGTTCATGATCGCCCCGGTCGGAGCCCCAAGCTTCCGCGAGGCCCTGCGCTGGGGGGCCGAGACCTACCATGCCTTGAAGAAAGTGTTGAAGGACGCCGGCTATTCGACCGGTGTCGGCGACGAGGGCGGCTTCGCGCCGGCGCTGAAAACAAATGCCGAGGCGGTGGAACTGATCCTCAAGGCGATCGCCGCCGCCGGCTATAAGCCCGGCGAGCATATCGCCATCGCCCTCGATCCCGCCTCCAGCGCCTTTTACGAGGACGGGTTTTACAATCTGCGCACTGAAAAGCGCAAGATCGACTCGGAGCAGATGGTGGCCATGTGGGCCGATTGGACGAAAAAATATCCCATAGTCGTTCTTGAAGACGGACTGGCCGAGGACGACTGGGAAGGATGGAAGCTTCTCAATATGGATATCGGCGTCCGGGTCGAGCTGGTCGGCGACGACCTCTTCGTGACCAACGTCACGCGCATCGAGCGCGGCATCGCAGAGAACGCGGCCAATGCCGTGCTGATCAAGCTCAACCAGATCGGCACGCTGACCGAGACGAAGGCGGCGATCACCATGGCGCGCGGCGCCGGCTGGGGGGCGATGGTTTCGCACCGCAGCGGCGAGACGGTCGACAGCTTCATCGCCGACCTCACCGTGGCCATGGCCACCGGCCACCTGAAAACGGGCGCTCCCTGCCGCGGCGAGCGGGTGGAGAAGTACAACCAACTGCTGCGCATTGAGGAAGAGCTGGGCTCAGCTGCCGTTTATGCCGGACGCAAGGCTTTCGTTCGTTGAAGCGGAGGGGTTTGATTAATCAAACCCCTACCCCCCTGAAACGCAATTGCCTGTGCCAAGCGGATCCGAAATAGTCAGCCGCAACCTGTGGAAGATCCTCGCCCTGAGATTCCTGGGGGACTTCCTCCCCATTGCGCCGGTGCTGATCCTTTATTACACGGCAAACGGTTTGAATTCCACCCAGATTTTCACCATCCAGGCCGCCTTCCACCTGGTCGTCCTCCTCTTGGAAGTCCCTTCGGGCTACCTGGCCGACGTGGTCGGCCGCAGGAAAACGCTGATCCTGGGGGCGATTTTCTTCCCCCTTGGCATGGGCGTATATGCCGTCGGCCGAAGCTTTGCCGCCTTCGTCTGCGCCGAGGCCGTATTGGCTGTGAGCATCAGCATGCGCTCGGGCTGCGACTCGGCTCTGCTCTTCGATTCGCTGCGCCAGCTCAAGCGCGAGGGGGAATACAAGCGCTACGAAGGGCGGAATGCCCTTTTCGCCCGGACTGGCACCGCCGTCTCGTCGGTAGCCGGCGGGCTGCTGGCCGCGGTCTTCCTGCGCCTGCCCTTCCTGGTCAACATCGGTTCGGCCCTGTTCATGCCGCCGCTTACCGTTGCCCTGGCCGAGCCTGAGCGGGAGAAGCGCCGCTCGCATGAGCCGCTGCGGGATATCCTGCGCATCTGCCGCTTCTGCCTGAGGGAGCCCCATATCCGGCCGGTGGTGCTGTTCGCCGGCCTGATCATGGCCTGCAACCTGACCGGCGTCTGGGCCTATTTTCTCCTTTACCAGGGCCTGGGCATCGGCATCGGCTGGTTCGGCGTCCTGTTCGCGGCGTTCCAACTGGCCGGCGCCCTGGGCGGCGGCTGGGCGCATGCCTTCAGCGAGCGTTTCGGGGCCAGGGCCGCCCTGCTCCTGGCGCTGTTCAGCCCGCTGTGCTTTGTCCTGCTCGGTCTGTTCCCGAGCATCTGGCTCCTGGCGCTGGTGCCGGCCAACGCCCTGCTCTGGAACCTGGCCTACCCGGTGCTGCTCGAGCGGCTCAACCTGGCCGTCGGCTCCGATGTCCGGGCCACCGTCCTCTCCCTGGCCTCGATGGCCGGGAGCGTGATGTTCATCGTCATCTCGCCGCTCTTCGGCCGCCTGGTTAACGCCTTCTCCCTCTCAGCCGCTTTTATCGCGCTTGGCGCCCTTTTCCTCCTGGCTGGAGCGCCCTTGGTGGCCGCCATCCTGCGCCACTGGCGGGAAGGACAGTCCATCTGAGATTTTTGCTAAAAGGGTCCTGAATCATGATCCCGGTCTTTTCATGCCCTGGCGCACTGCATATTTGATGCATAACATCATCAAGGAGGTGGACCATGTTAGATGGCTTTGCTATCATGGGCGAGGGCGGCGGCATGACAGGAAAATTGAATGGTCGATTCAGTTTTTTGAATTATGTGTTAATCTCTATGTATGAAACGGCATGGATTGATCCGATAAGTCATGATCTGTCCTGGATCGCAGGGAAAAGGGCTGTTCCTGGTACGAATATTGCTTGATCGGCAGTATTGAAGGGGGTAACAATGAGAAAACAAATTTCATTCATGTCCTTTCTGGTGTTCCTAGGATTGCTTGTTATCGGCATCCCTACCGTCATTGCGGCCCAGGGGGCTGTCCCGGCGCTGGTGTCCATTGACAACGACAAGCCTGAGCCCCTCTTTCTTGCCGGGCTGGCCGTGGATGTCAGGATCCTCGGGGTGGTGGCTGAAACGCGGATGACGATGACCTTCAGCAATCCATACGACCGGCAGTTGGCTGGCGACCTGTATTTCCCACTGCCCGAGGGGGCGACCGTGAGCGGCTACGCCCTGGACATCAACGGCGTGATGATCGACGGCGTGGTCGTGGAAAAGGACAAGGGCCGGCAGGTATTCGAATCCCTGACCCGCGTGCGCATTGATCCCGGGCTGGTGGAGTGGGTGAAGGGCAACAACTTCAAGACCCGCGTCTTTCCCATCCCGGCCCATGGGAGCCGCACCATCATGGTCCGCTACCTCAGCGAGTTGTTCCCCAGGGGACGGGCCATGTTCTACCAGCTGCCGCTCCGTTTCAGCCAAAAGATAAAAGAGTTTTCCCTGCGGGTAGAAGTTGCCAACGGCGATGAGGAACCGAAAGTCCGTTCCGGGGAAATTGGTGCTTTCGCCTTCAAGAAATGGCGGCAAAATTTTGTCGCTGAAACAAAACTCAGCGATTCCTCCCTGCCTCAGGACCTGGTCATCGAGATCCCCGATGCCACGAAGCCGCGCGTGGTCGTGGAGAAAAACCCTGAGGGAGAATACTATTTCCTGGTCAGCGCTTTCCCCGAAAGCAGCGTGGCAGCAGCGCGGAACGCGGCCGTCGTCCCCGGACAGGTCACCATTTTCTGGGACGCGTCGGGCTCCCGCGGCAAGGGCGATCATCAGCGGGAATTCGAGTTCTTAAAAACTTATTTTGCCGGATTTCCTGGGGCGAGGATCGCCCTGGAATTGATCCTTTTCCGCTCCGAGTGCGAAAAGCCGCAGAAATTCTGGATTGAAAACGGCAATGTTGAGAAACTTCTGTCTATCCTTGCCAAAGTCGAATACGACGGCGGCACGACAACCGGATGCCTAGCCCCGGCGGCATCCGGATCAAAACCGGACCAATACCTGCTTTTCAGCGATGGGATCGCCAATTTCGGAGAAGAAGAACCGGCCGCATTCGACGCTCCGCTCTATGTCTTTTCCGGCGACAGCCAGGCCAACCATCCTTTTTTGCACCACCTGGCTGAAAAAAACAACGGCCGCTACTTCAACCTGGCGCAAGTGAGAACAACCGACGCGGCGCAGGCCGTCGGCCGGCCGCTGTTACGCTTTAGCGGGAGCGAAGCCGATGAAAGCCATATCCGCGACACCTATCCGCGCAGCGCGCGGGCAGCCGGTCCAAGGTTCGTCCTGGTCGGCAGGCTCCTTGCTGAAGAAGGGAGCATTGTCCTGAATTTTGGGCGCGAAGGAGGTGCGGGCAAAAAAATACCATACAGGATTTACCGCGCCAACGCCGTTGAAGGCGAGCTGCTGCAAACCTTCTGGGCCCAGAAAAAGATCGAAGAGCTCATGATATTTTCCCGGCGCAACAATAAGGAACTCATCGAGACGGGGAAGGCGTACGGCCTGGTGACTCCCGGAACGTCCCTGATCGTCCTTGACAACCTAGAGCAATACGTCGAGCACCGGATCATGCCGCCCAAATCGCTTCCCGATATGCGCCGTCAGTACCTCGTGCGCATCGAGCAAATAGATTCAGGCCGCAAACGTCTGGAAGAGGACAGATTTGAAAAAATACTCTCCCTCTGGTCGAACCGCAGCGACTGGTGGAAAACCGATTTTTCCAAGCTCCCCGAGCCGAAGCAAAAGCCGCCGGCTGCCGTCCAGACCATTCCGGTCAATTCTGCGCCTCCAGCCAGGCAAGCACCTCCGGCCCGGCGCCGGACCGTTCCGACCGCCTCTTCAGCTCAGTTGGACCCCAGGAGCAATGCCGGGATCCTGGGAAAAATAGTTTTGGAAGACGGTTCGCCGATTCCCGGGGTAACCATTTCCTTGAAAGATCCGCATGGCGCGCAGACAGCCGTCGTTTCGGATGAGGAGGGGAAGTTCTGGTATCGGCATGTCCCTGCCGGAGTATATGAGTTGAAAGCGGAACTGGAAGGGTTCCGCACCGTTCATTACGAGAACCTGCGCCTGCCGGCGGGAAAAACCATAGCGGTGACCATCCCCATGGAACTGGGAGCAATACGTGAGGAAGTGACCATCGCTGCCCGTGTTGCTCCCGTTGACGTGAGGTCGACGGCCGTTGCCGCAAATGTCGAGGACGAGTACGAGGCGGATGGAGTGGATGGCGGCGTTGAAGGGGGCGTTGAAGGAGGGGTGGTCGCTGGCGTCATGGGCGGGGTGGAAGGAGCGTCCCAGGCTGAGCCCGCCGTCCCTGGCAAGGGAGGATCGGAGCCGGCGATCGCCATCCTGGCCTGGGACCCGCAAGCGCCCTATATCCAGGCCCTGAAAGCTGCTGCCGATGGTGAACAATACGCCGTCTACATGGAGCAAAGGAAGCAGTATGGGGCTTCCCCAGGCTTTTACCTGGACTGCACCGATTTTTTCTTTGCGCATAAAAAGGCCGGCTTGGGCTTGCGGGTGTTGTCCAATATCGCCGAACTCGAGCTGGAAAACGGTGCCCTGCTGCGTGTCCTGGGCCACCGCCTGCAACAATTGGAATACCTGGAATCGAGCGCCTGGGTCTTTGCCGAGGTCCTGCGCTTGCGGCCCGAAGAGCCGCAATCGTATCGCGACCTGGCCTTGGTGCTGGCGACGCAGAAAAAATACGAGCGGGCCATCGAGCTTCTCAATCACATCGTGATGGGCCAATGGGACCGGTTTAACGAGATCGAACTGATCGCGCTGGAGGAAATGAACAACATCATCGAAAAAGCCAGGGCTGCCGGGGTCACTGAATTCAAGGTCTCACCGAGGTTGATCACACCCATGGACCTCGATATCCGCGTTGTCATGACCTGGGACGCCGATATGACCGACATCGACCTGTGGGTGACCGAGCCCACTGAGGAAAAGGCCTTCTACAGCCACAACCGTACATCGATCGGCGGGCTGGTCTCCCGGGATTTTACCGACGGCTACGGCCCGGAAGAGTATCTTATCCGCAAGGCCAAGCACGGTGTCTACAAGATCCAAGCCAATTACTATGGGAGCAGATCGAGCAGCATGCTCGGCCCGGTTACCGTGCAGATCGATGTCTTCACCAACTGGGGCCGCGCCAATGAAAAGAAAAAATCCCTGACCCTGCGCCTGTCCGAGAGCAAGGAGGTCGCCACCATCGGCGAGATCGAGTTCTGAAACGGGCGGTTATGGCAGGAAAAAAGGATAAAAAAAATCCTATTGTTTAATCGGTAGGGGTTTGATTAATCAAACCCCTACATCCGATCAAATCCACAATGATTGGATAATGATGAAGAATCCAGCAGTAACATTGGGGAAGATCATCCGATTTTTCAAGGCTAAGTCTGTCCTGAAAATAAGAAATGAAGTAAATATTTCCTTTTATTGGCAGCGCAATTACCATGAACATATTATTCGTGATCGAAATGAATTGTCCAGAATAAGAAAATATATCAGGGACAATCCAACCAATTGGCCACTAGATGAAGATAACCCAGTCAATAGAATGGAATAAAAAAATGTTCTACAATGGTTATTCACGTAGGGTTTTGATTCATCAAACCCTTGGACGTTGTTTATTATTTCCTTGAGGGCTCGATGAAAGATCTGAATTATTCGATCGCCGGTGCGGTGTTCGCCAAATTTCCCGAATATTTGCGCGGCGTGGTCTGGGCCTGCCAGGTCCGCAACGGCGCCACTCCGCCCGAGCTGCTCCAGTTACTGCGAAACGAGGAAGCGCGGGCGCGGGAGCGGCTGAAGCTGGAGACCCTGACCCTTGAGCCGCGCCTGGCCTCGTGGCGCGAGGCCTTCCGCGAACTCGGTTACAAGCCCGGCGATTTCCGGCCGTCGATCGAGGCGCTGCTGCGCCGGGTGCTGCACGGCCAGGACCTGCCTGTGATCAATGCGTTGGTTGATATCGGCAACCTCGTCTCCCTGCGCCACCTGCTTCCGGTCGGCGGCCACGCCATCGACGTGCTCAGGCGCGACATCGAGCTGCGCCCCGCATCCGGCGCCGAGGAGTTCATCCCTTTCGGTTCGCAAGCAGTCGAGCACCCGCAGCCCGGAGAGTATATTTTCACCGAAGGGGACAGGGTCCTGACCCGGCGCTGGATCTGGCGCCAGGCCAACCATACACTGACCCTGCCGGAAACGACGGCCATCGAGTTCAACATCGACGCCTTGCCGCCGGTGACGGAGGCAGATGTGGCAGCGGCAGGAAAAGACGTTATGGACCTGGTCGAATATCATTGCGGCGGCCGCATGCGCTTCGCAATTCTCAGCCGCCGGAACCCGCAGCTGCAACTGAACGAAGGAGTGTGATCATGAAAACAATCAGAAAAATCAAAACGGTTCAGGCGGGCGTTCCTACTTTGGAAGGGGCCGGCGTACGGCTGAAGCGGATGTTCGGCTTCGAGAAAGTTCCCGGGCTCGATCCTTTCCTGCTACTGGACGATTTTGGCTCCAAGGATCCCGGGGATTATATCGCGGGTTTTCCCTGGCACCCGCACCGCGGCATCAAAACCATCACTTATGTGCTGAAAGGGGAGATCGACCACGGCGACAGCATGGGCAACCAGGGAGTGATCGGACCCGGCGATGTGCAATGGATGACGGCCGGCTCGGGGGTCATCCACCAGGAGATGCCGCGCGAGAACCGGCGGACCGGTCTGCAGGGGTTCTTTGACCCGGGGAAGAAAAAGGCAGCCGGGGCGGGAAAGCTGGTGACGTTCGGCGACGGCGACGGTGTGGAAATAAGAGCCGGCAAGGCTGGGGCGCGCTTCCTGCTCGTGTCGGGCAAGCCTCTGCGCAAACCGGTGGCTTGGCGCGGCCCCATCGTCATGAATACCGAGGAGGAGCTGCGCACCGCCTTCGCCGAGTACGAGGCCGGCACCTTCCTCAAGCACAAGGCCGTAATGGGCTGAACCATTTTTCCCCTTCAGCCGGCCATATTCATTATCGGACGCCGACCGTGGCGCTTTTTATTGCGCGGCGCTTCATTCCCCGTACTCAAGGATTTGGAAGGTTCCGGGCAGCACCTGCGGCCGCGGGCGGGGATTCTCCGCCGTCGCCGCCGGAGCGGGGGCGAATTCGGCTGTCACCAAAAAAATGTGATGGGTCTGCGCATCGAGCTCCAGGGTGCGCGCACCGCGGGCGGTGGCCACTGTTTCCACGACGGCGTACGAGTCGGGCGTCAGCTGGCGGATGACGGTCATAGTCCCCTCGCCGTTGGAACTGAAGATGAGGCCGGTAGCCGGATCAAAACGGACGCCGTCGCAGCCTGAGCCGATGGGCGCCGTCGCGATGATGGCGCCGCTGTCGGCGTCGGAGACCACCAGCAGGTTGTTGGCGCAAACGGAAAACAGGCGCCGGTTCTTCAGGTCAAAGGTCAGGCCGCTCGGCTCCTGGCCAGGGGCCAGCTTCCAGCGGCGAACGACCTTGAGGCACCGGCTGTCGAGGGCCGCGATCTCGCCGGTGTCCTCGATATTGACGAAAACGGTGCCGTTGCCGTCGCTTTGGGCGAACTCGGGTTTTCCGCCCAGGGCGATCGTGCCGGCCAAGCTGTTGTCGGCCGCGTTCACCACCGTGGCGTCGGCGCTGCGGCCGTTGAAGGAGAACAGGCGGCCGCTGAAGTCGTCGTAAAGGAGCGCATCGGGGTTGGCGCCGGTCTTGACGTCAGCCGACTTTTCCCCCGTCTTTAGATCGAAAACGGTCAATGCATCGGCCCGGCCGTTGCTGATGTAGCCGCGGCCGAATTTGGGGGCGAAGGCCACCCCGTGCACCCCCTGCAATCCGGTGATCGATTCCAGTTTCCGGCCGGAATCGACCTGGAAGAGAACGACTTCCGTGCCGTGGGTGATGTACATGGTTCGCGTTTTCTTATCCAGGGCCAGGTAGTCCCAGAACCCTTCCCCGCCCAGCATGGTTTTTTTAATCAGATGGTAGCCAACCGGTTTCTCGCTGGCATTGGGCCCCGGGTTGAATAGGAGTACAATCATTGCCAGCAACAATAAAATTCCTTCAGCAAAAGATTTTTTCATTTCGCCTCCTGTCGCTTTTATCAAAAGTAAAGCATTCAACTGAATGATTTCTTGCAAACATTATATTCCATGCAAAAAAAAACTCAACGCCGAGCGCTTTGAGTTTTCTGTCGTTTGCATGAATTTGGGATGAAATCTTAGCGAAACCGGCTCAAAGGCTTATAGCCCGAAAAGCCTACACTGCAATTGACATCTATTTTGCATCTGTGTTATTTTGAACAGCAGTGGATATTCAACCATCATTTCATCGTGCAAGAAAGTGCTGCCTGGATTGTTATTCATTTTAAAACAAAAAATGATGATATTGCATAGAAAAAAAATAAATTGTCTGTTTTTGTTCGCAATTTTTTTTTCAGGTTGCGTGCGCTATCATCCCCAACCCATCTTTGCTGACAAAACGCTCGGCGATTTTGAAGAACGCACATTGGATGCGGCGGAGTTGAAAGAGTTTTTTAGAATCAATGGACAAACCCCCGAGTGGCCGATGAAATCGTGGGATATCAAAGCGTTGACGCTGGTCAGCTTGTTTTACCACCCCGATCTCGATGTCGCCCGGGCGCAATGGGGCGTTACCCAGGCCGGCAGGATTACGGCGGGTGAGCGACCCAATCCGGATTTCTCTTTCGCCCCCACTTACAACAGCTCCATCCCGGTTGGCGAAGGAACTCGCTGGAGCCCGGGGTTCAGCCTCGACATTACCATTGAAACGGCGGGGAAACGCGGCATCCGAATAGCCCGGGCCCGCCAATTCTCCGAGGCTGCCTACCTCAATATCCATACCGTCGCCTGGCAGGTATACAGCCGTTTGCGTCAGAGTGTGCTTGAGTTGTATG is part of the Candidatus Aminicenantes bacterium genome and harbors:
- a CDS encoding amidohydrolase family protein, with translation MHDRGTYFVPTLYGFSVGLTPDSTPEERALHPRIEMLLKSGRQAVATARRLGVPVVAGTDTGYEEKEPTVIDEIMQLASAGLSNLEAIRSATSLSAECLEISSAKGALKPGWDADLVAYKSNPLKDLAVLREPILVINGGKVFLRKE
- a CDS encoding OmpA family protein; this translates as MKKRSLMLIGAMLFLLGASLAAEQKDNPKCKDHPLFTRMPGSWLYNCDQKQFDSHDFIVAKGKKETVEGQLWKITYYPQNDLPSKPSELQIQRNFENAVQKLGGTVVWSEKGIDTYKIIKDGKEIWVQLWAEFTGKYGLTIVQKQGMAQDIVANAEAFANDINASGHAAVYGIFFDSGKSLIKPESAQAIGEIAKLLKSDPGLKLFVVGHTDNQGTVDGNIKLSQDRAEAVLKALVSEHGIAAARLRSYGCGQFSPVAANDSEEGRAKNRRVELVKQ
- the eno gene encoding phosphopyruvate hydratase, whose amino-acid sequence is MGKAIKKVFGREILDSRGNPTVEAEVTLADGSFGRAATPSGASTGVHEACELRDEDKKRYLGKGVLKAVGHVNGEIAAALKGKDAFDQEKIDRIMIDLDGSENKGRLGANAILAVSLAVARAAAASAGLPLYAYLGGKKANLLPVPCFNIMNGGAHANWQGTDLQEFMIAPVGAPSFREALRWGAETYHALKKVLKDAGYSTGVGDEGGFAPALKTNAEAVELILKAIAAAGYKPGEHIAIALDPASSAFYEDGFYNLRTEKRKIDSEQMVAMWADWTKKYPIVVLEDGLAEDDWEGWKLLNMDIGVRVELVGDDLFVTNVTRIERGIAENAANAVLIKLNQIGTLTETKAAITMARGAGWGAMVSHRSGETVDSFIADLTVAMATGHLKTGAPCRGERVEKYNQLLRIEEELGSAAVYAGRKAFVR
- a CDS encoding MFS transporter, coding for MPSGSEIVSRNLWKILALRFLGDFLPIAPVLILYYTANGLNSTQIFTIQAAFHLVVLLLEVPSGYLADVVGRRKTLILGAIFFPLGMGVYAVGRSFAAFVCAEAVLAVSISMRSGCDSALLFDSLRQLKREGEYKRYEGRNALFARTGTAVSSVAGGLLAAVFLRLPFLVNIGSALFMPPLTVALAEPEREKRRSHEPLRDILRICRFCLREPHIRPVVLFAGLIMACNLTGVWAYFLLYQGLGIGIGWFGVLFAAFQLAGALGGGWAHAFSERFGARAALLLALFSPLCFVLLGLFPSIWLLALVPANALLWNLAYPVLLERLNLAVGSDVRATVLSLASMAGSVMFIVISPLFGRLVNAFSLSAAFIALGALFLLAGAPLVAAILRHWREGQSI
- a CDS encoding VIT domain-containing protein, which encodes MRKQISFMSFLVFLGLLVIGIPTVIAAQGAVPALVSIDNDKPEPLFLAGLAVDVRILGVVAETRMTMTFSNPYDRQLAGDLYFPLPEGATVSGYALDINGVMIDGVVVEKDKGRQVFESLTRVRIDPGLVEWVKGNNFKTRVFPIPAHGSRTIMVRYLSELFPRGRAMFYQLPLRFSQKIKEFSLRVEVANGDEEPKVRSGEIGAFAFKKWRQNFVAETKLSDSSLPQDLVIEIPDATKPRVVVEKNPEGEYYFLVSAFPESSVAAARNAAVVPGQVTIFWDASGSRGKGDHQREFEFLKTYFAGFPGARIALELILFRSECEKPQKFWIENGNVEKLLSILAKVEYDGGTTTGCLAPAASGSKPDQYLLFSDGIANFGEEEPAAFDAPLYVFSGDSQANHPFLHHLAEKNNGRYFNLAQVRTTDAAQAVGRPLLRFSGSEADESHIRDTYPRSARAAGPRFVLVGRLLAEEGSIVLNFGREGGAGKKIPYRIYRANAVEGELLQTFWAQKKIEELMIFSRRNNKELIETGKAYGLVTPGTSLIVLDNLEQYVEHRIMPPKSLPDMRRQYLVRIEQIDSGRKRLEEDRFEKILSLWSNRSDWWKTDFSKLPEPKQKPPAAVQTIPVNSAPPARQAPPARRRTVPTASSAQLDPRSNAGILGKIVLEDGSPIPGVTISLKDPHGAQTAVVSDEEGKFWYRHVPAGVYELKAELEGFRTVHYENLRLPAGKTIAVTIPMELGAIREEVTIAARVAPVDVRSTAVAANVEDEYEADGVDGGVEGGVEGGVVAGVMGGVEGASQAEPAVPGKGGSEPAIAILAWDPQAPYIQALKAAADGEQYAVYMEQRKQYGASPGFYLDCTDFFFAHKKAGLGLRVLSNIAELELENGALLRVLGHRLQQLEYLESSAWVFAEVLRLRPEEPQSYRDLALVLATQKKYERAIELLNHIVMGQWDRFNEIELIALEEMNNIIEKARAAGVTEFKVSPRLITPMDLDIRVVMTWDADMTDIDLWVTEPTEEKAFYSHNRTSIGGLVSRDFTDGYGPEEYLIRKAKHGVYKIQANYYGSRSSSMLGPVTVQIDVFTNWGRANEKKKSLTLRLSESKEVATIGEIEF
- a CDS encoding phenylalanine--tRNA ligase beta subunit-related protein, giving the protein MKDLNYSIAGAVFAKFPEYLRGVVWACQVRNGATPPELLQLLRNEEARARERLKLETLTLEPRLASWREAFRELGYKPGDFRPSIEALLRRVLHGQDLPVINALVDIGNLVSLRHLLPVGGHAIDVLRRDIELRPASGAEEFIPFGSQAVEHPQPGEYIFTEGDRVLTRRWIWRQANHTLTLPETTAIEFNIDALPPVTEADVAAAGKDVMDLVEYHCGGRMRFAILSRRNPQLQLNEGV
- a CDS encoding pirin family protein, with amino-acid sequence MKTIRKIKTVQAGVPTLEGAGVRLKRMFGFEKVPGLDPFLLLDDFGSKDPGDYIAGFPWHPHRGIKTITYVLKGEIDHGDSMGNQGVIGPGDVQWMTAGSGVIHQEMPRENRRTGLQGFFDPGKKKAAGAGKLVTFGDGDGVEIRAGKAGARFLLVSGKPLRKPVAWRGPIVMNTEEELRTAFAEYEAGTFLKHKAVMG
- a CDS encoding YncE family protein; the encoded protein is MKKSFAEGILLLLAMIVLLFNPGPNASEKPVGYHLIKKTMLGGEGFWDYLALDKKTRTMYITHGTEVVLFQVDSGRKLESITGLQGVHGVAFAPKFGRGYISNGRADALTVFDLKTGEKSADVKTGANPDALLYDDFSGRLFSFNGRSADATVVNAADNSLAGTIALGGKPEFAQSDGNGTVFVNIEDTGEIAALDSRCLKVVRRWKLAPGQEPSGLTFDLKNRRLFSVCANNLLVVSDADSGAIIATAPIGSGCDGVRFDPATGLIFSSNGEGTMTVIRQLTPDSYAVVETVATARGARTLELDAQTHHIFLVTAEFAPAPAATAENPRPRPQVLPGTFQILEYGE